The Stieleria maiorica genome includes the window GTGACGCACGCCGGTGATTTGGCCTACATTTTTTTCACCTCCGGATCGACCGGCAGTCCCAAGGGAGTGGCGGTCACGCACCGCGGTCTGGTTCCAGTTTTGAAGGATCAGATCGACGCGTTCGGGCTCTCGCCCGAGACACGTTCGCTGTTTTATTTGTCAATTTGTTTCGATGCATCACTTTCCGATATCGGGACAGCTTTGTTGAGCGGCGGGACGTTGGTGATCGAGTCGGAGGTCCAGTCATCGCCGCCGGCCGCGTTGATGCGATGCATCACGGAGCGACGGATCACGTATGCCGATTTGCCGCCGGCGATCGTCTCGCGAATCGGCAAACTGAAGCTTGCGATCCCCGAGTCATTGTCCACCGTCGTCGTCGGCGGCGAGGTCTGTTCGGCGGAGGGGATCGACTGGTTTTCCGATCGGTTGAACCTGTTCAATGTTTATGGACCTACCGAAGCGACCATCTGCACCAGCATCAAACCATGCCGACCGGGAGTCATGCCGACCATCGGAACGCCGATCGCAGGCATGCGTTATCGAATCGGTGGGATCACCGGCGACCGGGTTGAAGACGTAGCTGCCGACGGTGAAGGTGAATTGTGGATCGCGGGACCCGGGCTGGCCGCAGGCTACATCGGTGATCCGAAATTGACCGCCCAGAAATTTGTAATGCTCGATGGCACGCGTTGGTATCGGACCGGCGACCGCGTGCGACGTGAAGGCGGTGGCGAATATCGATTCGTCGGTCGTGTCGACCGGCAATTCAAACTGCTGGGAAAACTTGTCGAACCCGAGGAGATCCGCAGGCGTCTGTTGGAGCATCCGACCGTCGCGGAAGCCGCCGTCGTTCCGCTGCAAGACGATCGAGGTTCGGTTCGCGCGGTGGCGGCACTCGTTTGTCCGACCGACCCGTCAACGTTTTCACTCGTGTCGCTTCGCGAACACTTGCGGAACGGGCTGCCCGCTTGGATGGTTCCGACGACGATCAAGGTTGTCGACTCGATTGAGAGGACGGCGACCGGGAAAGCGGATCTCCATGCCGCGACCGCGTTGGCGACCGAACATGCGCCAGATCGGCAGCCACCGCCCGACTCCGTCGTTGCCGAGACACTTCACACGCTTTGGGTGGACGTGCTCGGACACGATGATTTCGGGTGGGACGACCCGCTGGACGCCGTCGGCGGCAATTCACTGGCGGCGATGGAATTGTTGGCCCTGGCACGTGCAGGCGGGATCTCGCTTCAAGCCCAATGTTTGCAATCCCAGACGCTGCGTGAATGCGTGTCCGAATGCGTCCTTGACGATCCGACGACGACCCAACGGCTCGAACGAATCGTGCAAGACTTGGCTCGCGCTGTGCCTGAGTTGCCGAAAACTGGATCAGAAGCGTCATGTAATCGGGTGATCTTGCTGACCGGCGCGACGGGGTTTCTGGGCACGTGGGTATTGGATGCGCTGGTGGCCAAGCAGACGGGGGCGAGGCTGCGTTGCTTGGTCCGTGCCGCCGATGCGTCGGATGCCTTGGATCGGATCAATCAGTCAAGGACAACGTTTCTGGGCCGGGACGCATTGCCGTTGCGGAGGTGCGACATCGAGCCG containing:
- a CDS encoding AMP-binding protein, translating into MRELFCSAFDRVVNRYPEHVAVEQDGRRHCRYRELQSMSRGIAGLLQSAGVERQSVVAIRIEKSIEYIASLIGIWRAGCIALPLPDVFPAAVRMENGDRAGVAAVLQPDPSSSLGVQLEWTGRPRVTHAGDLAYIFFTSGSTGSPKGVAVTHRGLVPVLKDQIDAFGLSPETRSLFYLSICFDASLSDIGTALLSGGTLVIESEVQSSPPAALMRCITERRITYADLPPAIVSRIGKLKLAIPESLSTVVVGGEVCSAEGIDWFSDRLNLFNVYGPTEATICTSIKPCRPGVMPTIGTPIAGMRYRIGGITGDRVEDVAADGEGELWIAGPGLAAGYIGDPKLTAQKFVMLDGTRWYRTGDRVRREGGGEYRFVGRVDRQFKLLGKLVEPEEIRRRLLEHPTVAEAAVVPLQDDRGSVRAVAALVCPTDPSTFSLVSLREHLRNGLPAWMVPTTIKVVDSIERTATGKADLHAATALATEHAPDRQPPPDSVVAETLHTLWVDVLGHDDFGWDDPLDAVGGNSLAAMELLALARAGGISLQAQCLQSQTLRECVSECVLDDPTTTQRLERIVQDLARAVPELPKTGSEASCNRVILLTGATGFLGTWVLDALVAKQTGARLRCLVRAADASDALDRINQSRTTFLGRDALPLRRCDIEPICGDIAAARLGLSEAEWTATKEQVTDIVHLAARVHLLEGFHSMRGSNLDPITTLAELASRGRPKAIRYASTLSVFVSTDRALACYEESDRLDESARVFGGYAQTKWAAERLLWAIARQQTPSVFRLGLLTGDSRFGVGPDHDQLAMFTRGIARLGVYPQGIEEFSIDVTPVDQAANALVTLTLGNHTGAFHLCGPAPVTVSRWIAAMNGVGPELTPVSRECFALAARQYQAEPSHCPSGRQDVAAACLALDYRSTARSESRPLDLFLATATRFDCTRTNQLLRSSDERIHAVTDRQLETMVVRMLERVRSGVDA